The following coding sequences lie in one Alphaproteobacteria bacterium SS10 genomic window:
- the rsmI gene encoding 16S rRNA (cytidine(1402)-2'-O)-methyltransferase, with protein MNPSNSASETGNAAVLDLGAFSVPRQPVPPGLHLVATPIGRLSDITIQALHVLAAADPILCEDTRVSAKLLQHYGLDKVRDGALWAYHDHNAAEQRPKVLDRLRNGATIAMISDAGTPLVSDPGYKLVREVVEAGLPVTTAPGASSVLTALQLSALPTDRFIFIGFPPPRSAGRKRAFSEWRDASASLVVFETAKRMTSVLADAVDVFGPRPATLTRELTKRHEEAVRGTLPDLAERAANGGLTLRGECVLVIGPADKAMTADQTDIDAALRDAMAQYSVKDAVRLVSGAHGLERRAVYARALALRDGLGVDG; from the coding sequence ATGAATCCCAGCAATTCCGCTTCTGAAACCGGTAACGCCGCCGTTTTAGACCTCGGCGCCTTCTCTGTGCCACGGCAGCCGGTACCGCCCGGATTGCATCTGGTGGCGACGCCGATTGGCCGGTTAAGCGACATCACAATTCAGGCGCTGCATGTCCTGGCGGCGGCTGACCCGATCCTTTGTGAGGATACGCGGGTCAGTGCCAAGCTGCTGCAGCATTACGGCCTGGATAAGGTGCGGGACGGCGCGCTTTGGGCCTATCACGACCATAATGCGGCGGAACAACGGCCCAAAGTTTTAGACCGGCTCCGAAACGGTGCAACGATTGCGATGATTTCGGATGCGGGAACGCCACTGGTCTCCGACCCTGGATACAAGCTGGTTCGTGAGGTGGTTGAGGCTGGTTTGCCGGTGACAACGGCCCCTGGCGCCAGCTCGGTTCTTACCGCCCTGCAGCTCTCGGCACTGCCAACCGATCGCTTCATCTTCATTGGGTTCCCACCCCCACGTTCTGCGGGGCGTAAACGGGCATTCTCCGAATGGCGTGATGCATCGGCCAGCCTGGTGGTGTTTGAAACCGCCAAGCGCATGACGTCAGTTTTGGCCGATGCGGTGGATGTGTTTGGCCCCCGACCGGCCACCCTGACCCGGGAACTGACCAAACGGCACGAAGAGGCGGTGCGTGGCACCCTGCCAGATCTGGCAGAGCGGGCGGCCAATGGTGGGTTAACCCTCAGAGGCGAGTGCGTCCTGGTAATCGGCCCGGCGGATAAGGCCATGACAGCGGATCAGACCGATATCGACGCGGCTCTACGTGACGCGATGGCCCAATACTCAGTGAAAGACGCTGTTCGACTGGTCAGCGGCGCCCATGGGTTGGAGCGGCGGGCAGTCTATGCCCGTGCCCTGGCACTGCGCGATGGTTTAGGGGTCGATGGTTAG
- a CDS encoding YraN family protein: MVRDRRKAYQKGARAERLAAWYLRLKGYRVLAQRFKTPVGELDLVVRRGRVLAFVEVKARQNLEDAAMAISPQARGRIERAANWFLSQQNMASRSHRSAEIIRFDMVLVAPGRRPHHVVNAWAAGMA; the protein is encoded by the coding sequence ATGGTTAGGGATAGGCGCAAGGCCTATCAAAAGGGGGCGCGGGCCGAACGCCTTGCCGCCTGGTATCTGCGGCTTAAGGGCTATCGGGTCTTGGCCCAGCGCTTCAAAACCCCGGTGGGTGAGCTTGATCTCGTGGTCCGGCGTGGCCGGGTCCTCGCCTTCGTTGAGGTGAAGGCGCGGCAGAACCTTGAGGATGCTGCCATGGCGATCAGCCCCCAGGCGCGGGGACGGATTGAGCGGGCAGCAAACTGGTTCTTAAGCCAGCAAAACATGGCATCCCGGTCACACCGCAGCGCAGAAATCATTCGGTTTGATATGGTTCTGGTGGCGCCGGGCCGACGCCCGCACCATGTCGTCAACGCATGGGCGGCCGGAATGGCTTGA
- a CDS encoding BON domain-containing protein has translation MTTPRFAFAMIGLAAIGLGGTACTPVGAAIGAGASVGIAAAQERTVGAAIDDAVIQTQISERWFRHNEAMFQALDLTVVEGRVLITGSIEDPDKRVDAVRLAWQVDGVHEVINEVQLSESEGIRGFARDVRIAGELRSILTFDREVSAVNYSVDTVGGVIYLMGIARSQGELDRVIGHARNIDSVRRVVSYVRLIDEVPPGSATPTGTLTTDAAPSAAPAGPTGPREGVAVEPLSPQASPQTSSIE, from the coding sequence ATGACAACACCTCGTTTCGCCTTCGCAATGATTGGTTTGGCCGCAATTGGCCTTGGTGGCACCGCCTGCACCCCTGTTGGGGCTGCGATTGGGGCTGGCGCGTCCGTTGGGATCGCCGCCGCCCAAGAGCGCACCGTTGGTGCCGCAATCGATGATGCCGTCATTCAAACCCAGATCTCCGAACGCTGGTTCCGCCATAATGAGGCAATGTTCCAGGCCCTGGACCTCACGGTTGTTGAGGGTCGGGTGCTGATCACCGGCAGCATTGAGGATCCGGACAAGCGCGTGGATGCTGTGCGTCTGGCCTGGCAGGTCGATGGCGTTCATGAAGTGATCAATGAAGTGCAGCTCAGCGAGAGCGAAGGCATTCGTGGTTTTGCCCGGGATGTGCGCATCGCCGGTGAGCTGCGGTCGATCCTGACCTTCGACCGCGAAGTCAGCGCGGTGAACTACTCCGTCGATACCGTTGGCGGTGTGATCTACCTGATGGGCATTGCCCGCAGCCAGGGTGAGCTAGATCGCGTGATTGGCCATGCGCGCAACATCGACAGCGTGCGCCGGGTGGTCTCCTATGTGCGGCTTATCGATGAGGTGCCACCAGGTAGTGCGACCCCAACTGGCACGTTGACTACTGATGCCGCACCGTCTGCTGCACCAGCTGGCCCAACCGGCCCTCGTGAGGGCGTGGCGGTTGAGCCGTTGAGCCCGCAGGCATCACCGCAGACCTCCTCAATCGAATAG
- a CDS encoding tetratricopeptide repeat protein yields the protein MDLARAEAVLRNAGKCQDRDIDLLAVAGAFALMDLPDVSEPVPLDPYERHFDQMATSVRHILRDDAEKADLATRLAAIRQVMVEEEGYRGDDETYDALQNANIFSVIERRRGLPVAIGLISMVLADRLGWTMSGLNFPGHFLLSFVVGREETIIDPFDGMSERQVGELRLLLKAHRGPDAELQPEHQSLVSRRSVLLRLRNNVKIRLLNAEDDDGALRCVEQMRLLSPRDPDLMREAAMLNIRLGKLQGAIQALSDAATADPDKRAGAEAASLADELRRKLN from the coding sequence ATGGACCTCGCCCGGGCTGAGGCCGTGCTGCGTAACGCTGGCAAGTGCCAGGACCGGGATATCGATCTCCTGGCCGTTGCCGGTGCCTTTGCCTTGATGGACCTTCCGGATGTCAGCGAGCCTGTGCCGCTGGACCCGTATGAGCGCCATTTTGATCAGATGGCGACCTCAGTCCGACACATCCTGCGCGATGATGCCGAGAAGGCCGATCTCGCGACCCGCCTTGCCGCCATCCGCCAGGTGATGGTCGAGGAAGAGGGGTATCGCGGTGATGACGAAACCTATGATGCGCTCCAGAATGCCAATATCTTCAGCGTGATTGAGCGCCGCCGTGGCCTGCCGGTGGCGATTGGCCTGATCAGCATGGTGCTGGCCGATCGGCTGGGCTGGACCATGTCTGGCCTCAACTTCCCTGGTCACTTCCTGCTGTCTTTCGTGGTTGGTCGGGAAGAAACGATCATCGATCCCTTTGACGGGATGAGTGAGCGGCAGGTTGGTGAATTGCGGCTGTTGCTTAAGGCCCATCGTGGACCGGATGCGGAGCTGCAGCCCGAACATCAGTCCCTGGTCAGTCGACGCTCGGTTCTGTTACGCCTCCGAAACAACGTAAAGATACGGCTGTTGAATGCAGAGGATGATGATGGCGCCCTTCGCTGTGTTGAGCAGATGCGCCTGTTAAGCCCGCGCGATCCGGACCTGATGCGAGAGGCGGCGATGCTGAATATCCGCCTCGGCAAATTGCAGGGGGCCATCCAGGCGTTAAGCGATGCGGCGACCGCCGATCCCGATAAACGGGCTGGCGCTGAGGCAGCGAGCCTCGCCGATGAGTTGCGCCGTAAGCTGAATTAG